The proteins below come from a single Lineus longissimus chromosome 5, tnLinLong1.2, whole genome shotgun sequence genomic window:
- the LOC135487809 gene encoding zinc finger protein 227-like isoform X2, with protein sequence MQRDICDNIYILMEKEKMKDGVLPESQEMMEQNAFRTMQMELHQKGAVLTKAWSELFSFLTKYQGELLLKENSVEIAANEIDIRKKQLEELKPAVAAGSEEISRLQDEVHAKERLLNKTHSELNVKEQMLQHVQSDLTSNIGLLDSTRLELLDKRTELIKHQGEYEKLKSTLTLKEEQIAVKDSLLKKLQNQLMQENAELKEQLEMERRAHQEKVRSLEMERRAHEATKKTLLNSFGKSVIEIPDSPPTLDLSVVEQTDFALANIISHTGTQSPPNSGARTRFEHSGRSHYTWALTSQAQSTSSSSKFSGASRMTESTPTQEQNFQTSNDSATCTSASEVFFPLSISPQDTKSGIDTTLTDTEMTEPVPVSGLIRTDFDSNEQFSSIRMSPGGDLEDGKFSTGHQQLKLVKGHSSHQGTGDTSVPKQTCPLCRKKFSTAQYLAVHIRIHTGEKPYKCLKCTKQFCQSMHLKNHMRVHTGEKPFKCRVCGKAFNVASNRNVHERSIHCRFGP encoded by the exons ATGCAGAGAGACATCTGTGACAATATATATAT ATTGATGGAGAAGGAGAAGATGAAGGACGGAGTTCTGCCAGAATCTCAAGAAATGATGGAACAGAATGCTTTTCGAACTATGCAAATGGAGCTACACCAAAAGGGGGCAGTTCTGACAAAAGCCTGGTCTGaacttttttcatttctgaCGAAGTACCAAGGTGAACTCTTATTGAAAGAAAACTCAGTGGAAATTGCTGCTAACGAGATCGACATTCGTAAGAAGCAGTTGGAAGAATTGAAACCTGCAGTTGCTGCTGGATCAGAAGAGATTTCTAGACTGCAGGATGAAGTACATGCTAAAGAGAGACTGTTGAATAAAACACACTCAGAACTCAATGTGAAAGAACAAATGTTACAGCATGTGCAATCagatttgactagcaatattggACTTTTAGATTCAACGCGGTTAGAACTTTTAGACAAACGTACCGAATTGATAAAACATCAAGgcgaatatgaaaaattaaaatCGACATTGACCTTAAAAGAAGAACAAATAGCTGTTAAAGACAGTTTATTGAAGAAGTTACAGAATCAACTGATGCAGGAGAATGCAGAACTCAAAGAGCAGTTGGAGATGGAGCGAAGAGCACATCAGGAGAAAGTTCGATCTTTAGAGATGGAGAGGAGGGCACATGAAGCAACAAAGAAAACGCTTTTA AATTCTTTTGGTAAATCTGTGATAGAGATTCCTGATTCCCCGCCGACGTTAGATCTCTCGGTCGTCGAACAGACAGACTTTGCGCTGGCAAACATAATTTCCCATACCGGTACTCAGTCACCTCCAAATTCTGGGGCACGGACGAGATTTGAACATTCTGGGAGAAGCCATTATACATGGGCCTTGACATCTCAGGCCCAGTCAACCTCATCTTCATCAAAATTTTCTGGTGCTTCTCGAATGACAGAATCTACCCCAACACAAGAACAAAATTTTCAAACTTCTAACGATTCCGCTACATGTACCTCAGCAAGTGAGGTGTTCTTTCCGTTGAGTATTTCACCACAAGACACAAAGAGTGGCATAGACACCACACTGACTGATACAGAAATGACTGAACCTGTTCCTGTATCAGGTCTGATTCGCACAGACTTTGACAGTAATGAACAGTTCAGTTCTATCAGGATGTCACCAGGGGGTGATCTAGAGGATGGAAAG ttttcaacGGGTCATCAACAGTTGAAACTGGTAAAAGGGCACTCATCACACCAAGGAACAGGTGATACTAGTGTACCAAAACAAACTTGTCCTCTCTGTCGCAAAAAGTTCTCAACGGCACAATATCTGGCTGTACACATTCGtatccacacaggagagaagCCTTACAAGTGTTTGAAATGCACCAAACAGTTCTGCCAGTCGATGCACCTCAAGAATCACATGAGGgtccacacaggagagaaaccattcaaGTGTAGAGTTTGTGGAAAGGCATTCAATGTGGCATCAAATCGTAATGTTCATGAGAGGTCAATTCACTGTAGATTTGGTCCATAG
- the LOC135487809 gene encoding zinc finger and SCAN domain-containing protein 21-like isoform X7, protein MEKEKMKDGVLPESQEMMEQNAFRTMQMELHQKGAVLTKAWSELFSFLTKYQGELLLKENSVEIAANEIDIRKKQLEELKPAVAAGSEEISRLQDEVHAKERLLNKTHSELNVKEQMLQHVQSDLTSNIGLLDSTRLELLDKRTELIKHQGEYEKLKSTLTLKEEQIAVKDSLLKKLQNQLMQENAELKEQLEMERRAHQEKVRSLEMERRAHEATKKTLLNSFGKSVIEIPDSPPTLDLSVVEQTDFALANIISHTGTQSPPNSGARTRFEHSGRSHYTWALTSQAQSTSSSSKFSGASRMTESTPTQEQNFQTSNDSATCTSASEVFFPLSISPQDTKSGIDTTLTDTEMTEPVPVSGLIRTDFDSNEQFSSIRMSPGGDLEDGKGTIDDMTVINSSIDLSQLGSTMKKCEYCGKMLAGTYRLQVHLRIHTGERPYKCKFCSKTFTQSSNMKRHIVTHTGEKKYGCNFCGKLYSDYSNLNRHKKYHLRCDVKKADMKK, encoded by the exons ATGGAGAAGGAGAAGATGAAGGACGGAGTTCTGCCAGAATCTCAAGAAATGATGGAACAGAATGCTTTTCGAACTATGCAAATGGAGCTACACCAAAAGGGGGCAGTTCTGACAAAAGCCTGGTCTGaacttttttcatttctgaCGAAGTACCAAGGTGAACTCTTATTGAAAGAAAACTCAGTGGAAATTGCTGCTAACGAGATCGACATTCGTAAGAAGCAGTTGGAAGAATTGAAACCTGCAGTTGCTGCTGGATCAGAAGAGATTTCTAGACTGCAGGATGAAGTACATGCTAAAGAGAGACTGTTGAATAAAACACACTCAGAACTCAATGTGAAAGAACAAATGTTACAGCATGTGCAATCagatttgactagcaatattggACTTTTAGATTCAACGCGGTTAGAACTTTTAGACAAACGTACCGAATTGATAAAACATCAAGgcgaatatgaaaaattaaaatCGACATTGACCTTAAAAGAAGAACAAATAGCTGTTAAAGACAGTTTATTGAAGAAGTTACAGAATCAACTGATGCAGGAGAATGCAGAACTCAAAGAGCAGTTGGAGATGGAGCGAAGAGCACATCAGGAGAAAGTTCGATCTTTAGAGATGGAGAGGAGGGCACATGAAGCAACAAAGAAAACGCTTTTA AATTCTTTTGGTAAATCTGTGATAGAGATTCCTGATTCCCCGCCGACGTTAGATCTCTCGGTCGTCGAACAGACAGACTTTGCGCTGGCAAACATAATTTCCCATACCGGTACTCAGTCACCTCCAAATTCTGGGGCACGGACGAGATTTGAACATTCTGGGAGAAGCCATTATACATGGGCCTTGACATCTCAGGCCCAGTCAACCTCATCTTCATCAAAATTTTCTGGTGCTTCTCGAATGACAGAATCTACCCCAACACAAGAACAAAATTTTCAAACTTCTAACGATTCCGCTACATGTACCTCAGCAAGTGAGGTGTTCTTTCCGTTGAGTATTTCACCACAAGACACAAAGAGTGGCATAGACACCACACTGACTGATACAGAAATGACTGAACCTGTTCCTGTATCAGGTCTGATTCGCACAGACTTTGACAGTAATGAACAGTTCAGTTCTATCAGGATGTCACCAGGGGGTGATCTAGAGGATGGAAAG GGAACAATAGACGATATGACGGTAATAAATAGCAGCATCGACCTATCACAACTTGGATCAACGATGAAAAAATGCGAGTACTGTGGGAAAATGCTTGCTGGGACTTATCGGCTACAAGTTCACCTACGAATCCACACAGGGGAACGACCCTATAAATGCAAATTTTGTTCTAAAACATTTACGCAGTCGTCGAATATGAAACGTCATATTGTAACACACACTGGGGAAAAAAAATACGGCTGTAATTTCTGTGGGAAGTTATATAGCGACTATTCAAACCTCAATAGACATAAGAAATATCACCTACGGTGTGATGTGAAGAAGGCAGACATGAAGAAGTAG
- the LOC135487809 gene encoding zinc finger and SCAN domain-containing protein 21-like isoform X4, with the protein MQRDICDNIYILMEKEKMKDGVLPESQEMMEQNAFRTMQMELHQKGAVLTKAWSELFSFLTKYQGELLLKENSVEIAANEIDIRKKQLEELKPAVAAGSEEISRLQDEVHAKERLLNKTHSELNVKEQMLQHVQSDLTSNIGLLDSTRLELLDKRTELIKHQGEYEKLKSTLTLKEEQIAVKDSLLKKLQNQLMQENAELKEQLEMERRAHQEKVRSLEMERRAHEATKKTLLNSFGKSVIEIPDSPPTLDLSVVEQTDFALANIISHTGTQSPPNSGARTRFEHSGRSHYTWALTSQAQSTSSSSKFSGASRMTESTPTQEQNFQTSNDSATCTSASEVFFPLSISPQDTKSGIDTTLTDTEMTEPVPVSGLIRTDFDSNEQFSSIRMSPGGDLEDGKMAYSTKVVIQAAKTSTGTMPIHIPKCRICGQILSSIYALRVHIRRHTGEKPFKCVACGKQFSHKCSYDRHQSVHTGEKPYVCGHCGKAFADMTGMKRHEIAIHMKDRRE; encoded by the exons ATGCAGAGAGACATCTGTGACAATATATATAT ATTGATGGAGAAGGAGAAGATGAAGGACGGAGTTCTGCCAGAATCTCAAGAAATGATGGAACAGAATGCTTTTCGAACTATGCAAATGGAGCTACACCAAAAGGGGGCAGTTCTGACAAAAGCCTGGTCTGaacttttttcatttctgaCGAAGTACCAAGGTGAACTCTTATTGAAAGAAAACTCAGTGGAAATTGCTGCTAACGAGATCGACATTCGTAAGAAGCAGTTGGAAGAATTGAAACCTGCAGTTGCTGCTGGATCAGAAGAGATTTCTAGACTGCAGGATGAAGTACATGCTAAAGAGAGACTGTTGAATAAAACACACTCAGAACTCAATGTGAAAGAACAAATGTTACAGCATGTGCAATCagatttgactagcaatattggACTTTTAGATTCAACGCGGTTAGAACTTTTAGACAAACGTACCGAATTGATAAAACATCAAGgcgaatatgaaaaattaaaatCGACATTGACCTTAAAAGAAGAACAAATAGCTGTTAAAGACAGTTTATTGAAGAAGTTACAGAATCAACTGATGCAGGAGAATGCAGAACTCAAAGAGCAGTTGGAGATGGAGCGAAGAGCACATCAGGAGAAAGTTCGATCTTTAGAGATGGAGAGGAGGGCACATGAAGCAACAAAGAAAACGCTTTTA AATTCTTTTGGTAAATCTGTGATAGAGATTCCTGATTCCCCGCCGACGTTAGATCTCTCGGTCGTCGAACAGACAGACTTTGCGCTGGCAAACATAATTTCCCATACCGGTACTCAGTCACCTCCAAATTCTGGGGCACGGACGAGATTTGAACATTCTGGGAGAAGCCATTATACATGGGCCTTGACATCTCAGGCCCAGTCAACCTCATCTTCATCAAAATTTTCTGGTGCTTCTCGAATGACAGAATCTACCCCAACACAAGAACAAAATTTTCAAACTTCTAACGATTCCGCTACATGTACCTCAGCAAGTGAGGTGTTCTTTCCGTTGAGTATTTCACCACAAGACACAAAGAGTGGCATAGACACCACACTGACTGATACAGAAATGACTGAACCTGTTCCTGTATCAGGTCTGATTCGCACAGACTTTGACAGTAATGAACAGTTCAGTTCTATCAGGATGTCACCAGGGGGTGATCTAGAGGATGGAAAG ATGGCTTATTCAACAAAAGTGGTTATTCAAGCAGCAAAGACGTCTACCGGTACCATGCCAATACACATACCAAAGTGTCGAATATGCGGTCAAATCTTGTCGTCTATTTATGCGCTGCGGGTTCACATCCGACGTCACACCGGTGAAAAACCGTTCAAATGCGTCGCATGTGGAAAGCAGTTCTCGCATAAGTGTTCATATGATCGACACCAGTCGGTCCACACTGGCGAGAAACCTTACGTCTGTGGCCACTGTGGGAAAGCATTTGCCGATATGACGGGGATGAAACGTCACGAGATCGCCATCCATATGAAGGACAGGCGGGAGTGA
- the LOC135487809 gene encoding zinc finger and SCAN domain-containing protein 21-like isoform X1 — translation MQRDICDNIYILMEKEKMKDGVLPESQEMMEQNAFRTMQMELHQKGAVLTKAWSELFSFLTKYQGELLLKENSVEIAANEIDIRKKQLEELKPAVAAGSEEISRLQDEVHAKERLLNKTHSELNVKEQMLQHVQSDLTSNIGLLDSTRLELLDKRTELIKHQGEYEKLKSTLTLKEEQIAVKDSLLKKLQNQLMQENAELKEQLEMERRAHQEKVRSLEMERRAHEATKKTLLNSFGKSVIEIPDSPPTLDLSVVEQTDFALANIISHTGTQSPPNSGARTRFEHSGRSHYTWALTSQAQSTSSSSKFSGASRMTESTPTQEQNFQTSNDSATCTSASEVFFPLSISPQDTKSGIDTTLTDTEMTEPVPVSGLIRTDFDSNEQFSSIRMSPGGDLEDGKGTIDDMTVINSSIDLSQLGSTMKKCEYCGKMLAGTYRLQVHLRIHTGERPYKCKFCSKTFTQSSNMKRHIVTHTGEKKYGCNFCGKLYSDYSNLNRHKKYHLRCDVKKADMKK, via the exons ATGCAGAGAGACATCTGTGACAATATATATAT ATTGATGGAGAAGGAGAAGATGAAGGACGGAGTTCTGCCAGAATCTCAAGAAATGATGGAACAGAATGCTTTTCGAACTATGCAAATGGAGCTACACCAAAAGGGGGCAGTTCTGACAAAAGCCTGGTCTGaacttttttcatttctgaCGAAGTACCAAGGTGAACTCTTATTGAAAGAAAACTCAGTGGAAATTGCTGCTAACGAGATCGACATTCGTAAGAAGCAGTTGGAAGAATTGAAACCTGCAGTTGCTGCTGGATCAGAAGAGATTTCTAGACTGCAGGATGAAGTACATGCTAAAGAGAGACTGTTGAATAAAACACACTCAGAACTCAATGTGAAAGAACAAATGTTACAGCATGTGCAATCagatttgactagcaatattggACTTTTAGATTCAACGCGGTTAGAACTTTTAGACAAACGTACCGAATTGATAAAACATCAAGgcgaatatgaaaaattaaaatCGACATTGACCTTAAAAGAAGAACAAATAGCTGTTAAAGACAGTTTATTGAAGAAGTTACAGAATCAACTGATGCAGGAGAATGCAGAACTCAAAGAGCAGTTGGAGATGGAGCGAAGAGCACATCAGGAGAAAGTTCGATCTTTAGAGATGGAGAGGAGGGCACATGAAGCAACAAAGAAAACGCTTTTA AATTCTTTTGGTAAATCTGTGATAGAGATTCCTGATTCCCCGCCGACGTTAGATCTCTCGGTCGTCGAACAGACAGACTTTGCGCTGGCAAACATAATTTCCCATACCGGTACTCAGTCACCTCCAAATTCTGGGGCACGGACGAGATTTGAACATTCTGGGAGAAGCCATTATACATGGGCCTTGACATCTCAGGCCCAGTCAACCTCATCTTCATCAAAATTTTCTGGTGCTTCTCGAATGACAGAATCTACCCCAACACAAGAACAAAATTTTCAAACTTCTAACGATTCCGCTACATGTACCTCAGCAAGTGAGGTGTTCTTTCCGTTGAGTATTTCACCACAAGACACAAAGAGTGGCATAGACACCACACTGACTGATACAGAAATGACTGAACCTGTTCCTGTATCAGGTCTGATTCGCACAGACTTTGACAGTAATGAACAGTTCAGTTCTATCAGGATGTCACCAGGGGGTGATCTAGAGGATGGAAAG GGAACAATAGACGATATGACGGTAATAAATAGCAGCATCGACCTATCACAACTTGGATCAACGATGAAAAAATGCGAGTACTGTGGGAAAATGCTTGCTGGGACTTATCGGCTACAAGTTCACCTACGAATCCACACAGGGGAACGACCCTATAAATGCAAATTTTGTTCTAAAACATTTACGCAGTCGTCGAATATGAAACGTCATATTGTAACACACACTGGGGAAAAAAAATACGGCTGTAATTTCTGTGGGAAGTTATATAGCGACTATTCAAACCTCAATAGACATAAGAAATATCACCTACGGTGTGATGTGAAGAAGGCAGACATGAAGAAGTAG
- the LOC135487809 gene encoding zinc finger protein 227-like isoform X6 has translation MQRDICDNIYILMEKEKMKDGVLPESQEMMEQNAFRTMQMELHQKGAVLTKAWSELFSFLTKYQGELLLKENSVEIAANEIDIRKKQLEELKPAVAAGSEEISRLQDEVHAKERLLNKTHSELNVKEQMLQHVQSDLTSNIGLLDSTRLELLDKRTELIKHQGEYEKLKSTLTLKEEQIAVKDSLLKKLQNQLMQENAELKEQLEMERRAHQEKVRSLEMERRAHEATKKTLLNSFGKSVIEIPDSPPTLDLSVVEQTDFALANIISHTGTQSPPNSGARTRFEHSGRSHYTWALTSQAQSTSSSSKFSGASRMTESTPTQEQNFQTSNDSATCTSASEVFFPLSISPQDTKSGIDTTLTDTEMTEPVPVSGLIRTDFDSNEQFSSIRMSPGGDLEDGKFGGSHNRRINTSFPANQTTSDQNILRCRQCGKTFLSKAYLDVHKRLHTGERPFPCTFCHKRFTQSPHLKTHLRIHTGEKPFKFFNGSSTVETGKRALITPRNR, from the exons ATGCAGAGAGACATCTGTGACAATATATATAT ATTGATGGAGAAGGAGAAGATGAAGGACGGAGTTCTGCCAGAATCTCAAGAAATGATGGAACAGAATGCTTTTCGAACTATGCAAATGGAGCTACACCAAAAGGGGGCAGTTCTGACAAAAGCCTGGTCTGaacttttttcatttctgaCGAAGTACCAAGGTGAACTCTTATTGAAAGAAAACTCAGTGGAAATTGCTGCTAACGAGATCGACATTCGTAAGAAGCAGTTGGAAGAATTGAAACCTGCAGTTGCTGCTGGATCAGAAGAGATTTCTAGACTGCAGGATGAAGTACATGCTAAAGAGAGACTGTTGAATAAAACACACTCAGAACTCAATGTGAAAGAACAAATGTTACAGCATGTGCAATCagatttgactagcaatattggACTTTTAGATTCAACGCGGTTAGAACTTTTAGACAAACGTACCGAATTGATAAAACATCAAGgcgaatatgaaaaattaaaatCGACATTGACCTTAAAAGAAGAACAAATAGCTGTTAAAGACAGTTTATTGAAGAAGTTACAGAATCAACTGATGCAGGAGAATGCAGAACTCAAAGAGCAGTTGGAGATGGAGCGAAGAGCACATCAGGAGAAAGTTCGATCTTTAGAGATGGAGAGGAGGGCACATGAAGCAACAAAGAAAACGCTTTTA AATTCTTTTGGTAAATCTGTGATAGAGATTCCTGATTCCCCGCCGACGTTAGATCTCTCGGTCGTCGAACAGACAGACTTTGCGCTGGCAAACATAATTTCCCATACCGGTACTCAGTCACCTCCAAATTCTGGGGCACGGACGAGATTTGAACATTCTGGGAGAAGCCATTATACATGGGCCTTGACATCTCAGGCCCAGTCAACCTCATCTTCATCAAAATTTTCTGGTGCTTCTCGAATGACAGAATCTACCCCAACACAAGAACAAAATTTTCAAACTTCTAACGATTCCGCTACATGTACCTCAGCAAGTGAGGTGTTCTTTCCGTTGAGTATTTCACCACAAGACACAAAGAGTGGCATAGACACCACACTGACTGATACAGAAATGACTGAACCTGTTCCTGTATCAGGTCTGATTCGCACAGACTTTGACAGTAATGAACAGTTCAGTTCTATCAGGATGTCACCAGGGGGTGATCTAGAGGATGGAAAG TTTGGTGGTTCTCATAATCGGAGGATTAACACATCTTTCCCAGCAAATCAGACGACGTCAGACCAGAATATTTTGCGCTGCAGACAGTGCGGGAAAACTTTCCTAAGCAAGGCTTATCTGGATGTCCATAAACGTTTACATACCGGAGAGAGACCGTTTCCGTGTACTTTCTGTCATAAGAGATTCACGCAGTCGCCGCATTTGAAGACTCATTtacgtattcatacaggagagaaaccatttaaaT ttttcaacGGGTCATCAACAGTTGAAACTGGTAAAAGGGCACTCATCACACCAAGGAACAGGTGA
- the LOC135487809 gene encoding Krueppel-like factor luna isoform X5: MQRDICDNIYILMEKEKMKDGVLPESQEMMEQNAFRTMQMELHQKGAVLTKAWSELFSFLTKYQGELLLKENSVEIAANEIDIRKKQLEELKPAVAAGSEEISRLQDEVHAKERLLNKTHSELNVKEQMLQHVQSDLTSNIGLLDSTRLELLDKRTELIKHQGEYEKLKSTLTLKEEQIAVKDSLLKKLQNQLMQENAELKEQLEMERRAHQEKVRSLEMERRAHEATKKTLLNSFGKSVIEIPDSPPTLDLSVVEQTDFALANIISHTGTQSPPNSGARTRFEHSGRSHYTWALTSQAQSTSSSSKFSGASRMTESTPTQEQNFQTSNDSATCTSASEVFFPLSISPQDTKSGIDTTLTDTEMTEPVPVSGLIRTDFDSNEQFSSIRMSPGGDLEDGKSVHTERPGYLVGSLRVSGQRPRHWTEDVLGHGPDAAQNLSRRRYVCPICQHAFALHYDLKKHSLIHTGEKPFKCQFCGKKFNRRDNLMRHTRALHRTRSKLVYVQKL; the protein is encoded by the exons ATGCAGAGAGACATCTGTGACAATATATATAT ATTGATGGAGAAGGAGAAGATGAAGGACGGAGTTCTGCCAGAATCTCAAGAAATGATGGAACAGAATGCTTTTCGAACTATGCAAATGGAGCTACACCAAAAGGGGGCAGTTCTGACAAAAGCCTGGTCTGaacttttttcatttctgaCGAAGTACCAAGGTGAACTCTTATTGAAAGAAAACTCAGTGGAAATTGCTGCTAACGAGATCGACATTCGTAAGAAGCAGTTGGAAGAATTGAAACCTGCAGTTGCTGCTGGATCAGAAGAGATTTCTAGACTGCAGGATGAAGTACATGCTAAAGAGAGACTGTTGAATAAAACACACTCAGAACTCAATGTGAAAGAACAAATGTTACAGCATGTGCAATCagatttgactagcaatattggACTTTTAGATTCAACGCGGTTAGAACTTTTAGACAAACGTACCGAATTGATAAAACATCAAGgcgaatatgaaaaattaaaatCGACATTGACCTTAAAAGAAGAACAAATAGCTGTTAAAGACAGTTTATTGAAGAAGTTACAGAATCAACTGATGCAGGAGAATGCAGAACTCAAAGAGCAGTTGGAGATGGAGCGAAGAGCACATCAGGAGAAAGTTCGATCTTTAGAGATGGAGAGGAGGGCACATGAAGCAACAAAGAAAACGCTTTTA AATTCTTTTGGTAAATCTGTGATAGAGATTCCTGATTCCCCGCCGACGTTAGATCTCTCGGTCGTCGAACAGACAGACTTTGCGCTGGCAAACATAATTTCCCATACCGGTACTCAGTCACCTCCAAATTCTGGGGCACGGACGAGATTTGAACATTCTGGGAGAAGCCATTATACATGGGCCTTGACATCTCAGGCCCAGTCAACCTCATCTTCATCAAAATTTTCTGGTGCTTCTCGAATGACAGAATCTACCCCAACACAAGAACAAAATTTTCAAACTTCTAACGATTCCGCTACATGTACCTCAGCAAGTGAGGTGTTCTTTCCGTTGAGTATTTCACCACAAGACACAAAGAGTGGCATAGACACCACACTGACTGATACAGAAATGACTGAACCTGTTCCTGTATCAGGTCTGATTCGCACAGACTTTGACAGTAATGAACAGTTCAGTTCTATCAGGATGTCACCAGGGGGTGATCTAGAGGATGGAAAG TCCGTCCACACTGAAAGACCTGGTTACCTCGTCGGCTCTTTAAGGGTGTCTGGACAGCGACCTAGACATTGGACTGAAGATGTACTTGGACACGGGCCTGATGCTGCTCAGAACTTGTCAAGGCGGCGCTATGTGTGTCCTATCTGCCAGCACGCGTTTGCTCTTCATTATGACCTGAAGAAACATTCGTTGATTCATACCGGTGAGAAGCCATTCAAGTGTCAATTCTGCGGGAAAAAGTTCAACAGGCGGGATAACCTGATGAGGCATACGCGGGCGCTACATCGGACTCGATCCAAACTGGTCTACGTCCAGAAACTCTAA
- the LOC135487809 gene encoding zinc finger protein 239-like isoform X3 — MQRDICDNIYILMEKEKMKDGVLPESQEMMEQNAFRTMQMELHQKGAVLTKAWSELFSFLTKYQGELLLKENSVEIAANEIDIRKKQLEELKPAVAAGSEEISRLQDEVHAKERLLNKTHSELNVKEQMLQHVQSDLTSNIGLLDSTRLELLDKRTELIKHQGEYEKLKSTLTLKEEQIAVKDSLLKKLQNQLMQENAELKEQLEMERRAHQEKVRSLEMERRAHEATKKTLLNSFGKSVIEIPDSPPTLDLSVVEQTDFALANIISHTGTQSPPNSGARTRFEHSGRSHYTWALTSQAQSTSSSSKFSGASRMTESTPTQEQNFQTSNDSATCTSASEVFFPLSISPQDTKSGIDTTLTDTEMTEPVPVSGLIRTDFDSNEQFSSIRMSPGGDLEDGKFGGSHNRRINTSFPANQTTSDQNILRCRQCGKTFLSKAYLDVHKRLHTGERPFPCTFCHKRFTQSPHLKTHLRIHTGEKPFKCNTCGKAFSDSSACRRHKSLCCMKKTKT, encoded by the exons ATGCAGAGAGACATCTGTGACAATATATATAT ATTGATGGAGAAGGAGAAGATGAAGGACGGAGTTCTGCCAGAATCTCAAGAAATGATGGAACAGAATGCTTTTCGAACTATGCAAATGGAGCTACACCAAAAGGGGGCAGTTCTGACAAAAGCCTGGTCTGaacttttttcatttctgaCGAAGTACCAAGGTGAACTCTTATTGAAAGAAAACTCAGTGGAAATTGCTGCTAACGAGATCGACATTCGTAAGAAGCAGTTGGAAGAATTGAAACCTGCAGTTGCTGCTGGATCAGAAGAGATTTCTAGACTGCAGGATGAAGTACATGCTAAAGAGAGACTGTTGAATAAAACACACTCAGAACTCAATGTGAAAGAACAAATGTTACAGCATGTGCAATCagatttgactagcaatattggACTTTTAGATTCAACGCGGTTAGAACTTTTAGACAAACGTACCGAATTGATAAAACATCAAGgcgaatatgaaaaattaaaatCGACATTGACCTTAAAAGAAGAACAAATAGCTGTTAAAGACAGTTTATTGAAGAAGTTACAGAATCAACTGATGCAGGAGAATGCAGAACTCAAAGAGCAGTTGGAGATGGAGCGAAGAGCACATCAGGAGAAAGTTCGATCTTTAGAGATGGAGAGGAGGGCACATGAAGCAACAAAGAAAACGCTTTTA AATTCTTTTGGTAAATCTGTGATAGAGATTCCTGATTCCCCGCCGACGTTAGATCTCTCGGTCGTCGAACAGACAGACTTTGCGCTGGCAAACATAATTTCCCATACCGGTACTCAGTCACCTCCAAATTCTGGGGCACGGACGAGATTTGAACATTCTGGGAGAAGCCATTATACATGGGCCTTGACATCTCAGGCCCAGTCAACCTCATCTTCATCAAAATTTTCTGGTGCTTCTCGAATGACAGAATCTACCCCAACACAAGAACAAAATTTTCAAACTTCTAACGATTCCGCTACATGTACCTCAGCAAGTGAGGTGTTCTTTCCGTTGAGTATTTCACCACAAGACACAAAGAGTGGCATAGACACCACACTGACTGATACAGAAATGACTGAACCTGTTCCTGTATCAGGTCTGATTCGCACAGACTTTGACAGTAATGAACAGTTCAGTTCTATCAGGATGTCACCAGGGGGTGATCTAGAGGATGGAAAG TTTGGTGGTTCTCATAATCGGAGGATTAACACATCTTTCCCAGCAAATCAGACGACGTCAGACCAGAATATTTTGCGCTGCAGACAGTGCGGGAAAACTTTCCTAAGCAAGGCTTATCTGGATGTCCATAAACGTTTACATACCGGAGAGAGACCGTTTCCGTGTACTTTCTGTCATAAGAGATTCACGCAGTCGCCGCATTTGAAGACTCATTtacgtattcatacaggagagaaaccatttaaaTGTAATACATGTGGCAAAGCTTTCAGTGACTCGTCTGCTTGCAGGAGACATAAGTCCCTCTGTTGTATGAAAAAAACTAAGACCTAG